The Lycium barbarum isolate Lr01 chromosome 4, ASM1917538v2, whole genome shotgun sequence nucleotide sequence AATGCTGGGGCAACATATATGAGGGCGATGACCACCATATTTCACGATATGATGCATAAATAAATTGAAGTATATGTGGATGATGTGATCATTAAATCAAAAAAGCAGTCTGACCATATCAAGGATTTGGTGAAATTTTTCGAAAGGCTTCGCAGGTACAATCTTAAGCTCAATCCAGCGAAATGTGTATTTGGAGTCCTGACAGGGAAACTTTTAGGGTTTGTAGTCAGTCGACGTGGTATTGAATTGGACCCTGCAAAGATCAAATCTATTCAGGAGTTGCCACCACCAAAGAACAAGACCGAGGTAATGAGCCTACTTGGGAGGTTGAACTACATTAGTCGATTTATTGCCCAGCTCACATCAACATGCGAGCCTATTTTCAAGCTGCTAAATAAGAATGTTGCAATTGAATGGACCAATGAATTCCAAGAGGCATTCGACAGAATCAAAAGGTACTTGTCAAATCCGCCGATGTTGGTTCCTCCCGAGCCCGGGAGACCTTTGATATTGTACTTATCGATTTTGGACAATTCTTTTGGTTGCGTATTGGGTTAACATGACATTACAGGCAAGAAAGAGCAGACCATCTATTATCTCAGCACGAAGTTCACTACGTATAAGGCTAAGTACACTCTTCTTGAGAAGACGTGTTGCGCCTTGACTTGGGTAGCACAGAAGTTAAAGCATTATATTTCGTCCTACACTACTTACCTCATTTCCCGCTTGGATCCTTTGAAGTATATTTTTTCAGAAGGCTATGCCCACGGTTAGGCTTGCAAAATGGCAGTTATTGCTCACAGAGTTTGACATTTCTTATGTGACCCGGACCGCGATGAAAGCCCAAGCCTTGGCAGACCATTTGGCTGAGAACCCTGTGGATGAAGAATATGAACCACTGAAGACGTATTTCCCAGATGAAGAAGTATCATGTATTGAGGAAGTTACTACTGATTACAATCCAGGTTGGAAGTTGTTCTTTGATGGAGCTGCTAACATGAAGGGAGTTTGAATAGGGGCCGTTCTTATCTAAGAATCAGGGGAACATTATCCTGTAACAACCCAGCTTTGATTTtattgtaccaacaacatggcagaATATGAAGCATGCATTTTGGGATTGACGCTAGCAATTGACATGGGAATCCAAGAGTTATTAGTATTGGGGGACTCAGATTTATTAGTCCATCAAATTCAGGGAGAATGGGAAACTCGCGATTTGAAGCTTATACCATATCAGCAATGCCTTCAAGATCTTTGCCAACAATTCATAACAGTGAAATTTAAGCACATTCCCAGGATTCATAACGAGATTGCTGATGCTTTGACCACATTATCTTCAATGCTCCAACATCCGGACAAAACTCATATTGACCCTTTGCACATACAGACCCATGATCAACACACTTATTACAATGCGGTGGAAGAGGAAATCGATGGTGAGCCTTGGTTTCATGATATTAAAGAATATATTCAGTCGGGGGAATATCCAACACATGCCACGGGTTATCAGAAGAGGACTATACGACGATTTGCTCGTGCTAGGTTGAAAACGTCATGagaggcggcctaggcaaaagttaggacacacAAAAAAAATATGTCTGCTAGGTTGAAAACTCCGCAAAGGGCGGCCTAGgaaaaagttaggacacaaaaaaaaactCATTCTTTCTGAACTACAGAATGACTTGATcttcttcaccgaggtacgtaggccaCTTAGAGTCTCATTCTAAGCTCAGTCTCATGAGTTAAAAAAAATACACCATTTTATGTGTTGTTCGAGTGAAGTATGATGAAATGAACTCCGCCTGACCATGCACATGCAAATCATATATACAAGCATCCTTTCATTGAAATTTGGACCTTCACCAAATTCTAATGGTTCAATGGGGCTAAATCTCCATTTCCATGGGTTTCACTAACGGGATGACTATAATCTCTTAGCAAATTGAAGTCTAAAAATACAGCAAGCCTTCAAGTTGAAGTTTCAAATTCTCCATGTCTGCAGTTTCAATTCTACCAAGTCTGCGGTCTGAAAGTCTTAAATCTAACAAGTATGCAATTTGAAGTCTTCAATTCCTCTGAATCTTCAAGTTAATGTTTCAAGTCTACCACATCTGTAATTCAAAGTCTTTAAATATGCCAAATCTGGAGGTTGAAGTCTTAAATCTATGAAGTCAGCAGGTTGAAGCCTCAAATCTACCATGTTTTCAAGTTGAAGTCTTTAAATCCTCTAAGTCCGCAAGATGAAGTCTCAAATCTGTCATTCTACAAGTTGAAGTCTTCAAATCCTCCAAGGCTTCTCAAGCTTACCGTTTTTAAGGCAGGGATGAGTATCCATCCCTTtacgccgtaagattaccttatcgttcttagggcggggacgagtgtccatccctATGCGTCGTAAGAgtaccttaccgttcttaaggcggggacgagtgtccatccctatgcgccgtaagattaccttaccgttcttaaagcggggacgagtgtccatccctttgcgccgtaagagtaccttaccgttcttaaggCGGGAATGagtatccatccctttgcgccttAAGATTACCTTGTTTGTGTAGCAATCAGTCCCTTGAGCAGGATCTTATTATTCTAATCtacaaaaaaaaaggaacaaaagacACCATAAAAGAAATATAGGCAAGAAAACAATTACCTTGCACTTTGATGCTTGCAAGTCAGGTTCCAAATTCTTGTGGAGGAGCTCAcagatttattttttttaaaggtaAAATTATGAGACCTCCGGCGCTATTTATAGACACGGTAATGCGGTGCTATTGAAAAAACATTAACGGTGTGGGACTTCTAATTAATTGGAGTTTAAGAAGATTTAGGAATCCTAACTCAATGGGAAGTGAAGCTACATGCGGCGGAAGTTTTGGCTAGATCTTTGGGAGTTATGGTAAGATAAGAAAAAAATATATCTCTAGCAAAGGAATGCATTGTCATGCAAGGGAACGTCAACTTCAGTAATTATCTAATTTGGTCTAACGCGGACCAATCTTTACCAAAGATATCTGTGGACATTGAACTCAAGTTCTATATATATTCTTATTTGATGTGGCATAATTAAGGTGTCGATCCATGTTAATACTTCAAGTCTCGTCTTCAAAGATCCATATCCGACAAgtcttgaagtagggggcatttgtGGATAACGAAATTTTATTAACTTTCAATTCACAAGAAATTCGAATTGTATTAAGTCGAAGATATGTTAGTCCAAATAAATAGTGTTGGCTAGTATATTTGGATCaattatttaagtccaataaataCGGATTTAATTAAAGGTCCAATTTCGTTAGGCTAGTCCATTGATTTGGGGCTACAAATGATGAGCCCACTTTGCTAAGTCCAAGATGTCATCTAATCCTAGAGGCCCAAATCGgcgccacgtgtcaaatgacgtagCACGCCAAGTAAAATGAAGGAGCCAATAGGATCATGtcacgtgtcaaaatgatgcagcatgcctagtcaaatcaaaggccaatgaagatgtGCCGCGtatacaagtgacatgttccggccaatcaaatatcgacatgtcatcttaaatctgattggtcgaaagaagcatgtccttatcacaactcctccatcctacaactataaataggggtctcataattcagaaagggtgacagaaattctaacaagaagctagggagagctcgtggatcaaatgCCGCaaatttctctacaagctaaaagcattcaagcattcaagtatttctctagaagttctagagatctagacgaagattcaagatcaagcttcaatcCTTGAATCTAAgttcaagttcaagatcaagaccaccagattcaagatcaagctcaaaggcccttgaattcaagtacaagtcaagatcaaatccatcagttcaagatcaagctcaaaagcccttgaatttttttttattaaaaagacGAATTAGAGGAATCATAGaaattgtaacactcatattctgaaatcaaatacaacgattgttgcgatattttcctgtcttgattattattttctcgatgcgaattttattgtctacaaattctaatttgtttgcaacaaattttttATGTGTGGAAAAAAATATGAACCACAAATATAAAAAGATTTTATTGATGAATATTGCGGGTACAAATCTGTTTACTCCgtgattcttctctcctaaatatTCTCCATAATTCGTGGCTCCATATTATGCCGATCTGATATGCGAGAGAAGAGATGAAGGGCAGATTTGGTCCAACTGGGCGTGTCAATTTGTTTGCAACAATTTTTTGATATGCGGAAAGTAAATTgcaaccacaaacaaaatatAAAGAAACAAGAGTATTTTATTGATAAATGGTGCAGGTACAAGATCTATTTATTCTGTTGATTCTTCTCTTCTAGATTTTCTCCGTAATTCGTGGGCCGTTAGTAGCTTGCTTATCGAACGTAggatgatttggatttggatatgtGGAATTTCATGGGATGTATTTGATTTCCATGAAAGGATATTGTGGATCTTCTTGAAGTAATTGGTTGTCAAGAAATATCCGGCTACATATTGACCTCTTTTtgaatacccatgagtttatgGGATCTCTGAGATGCCTTTTCAAGGGAATATGTGTCCCTTATATAAGTGTGACCTAGGGTTTAGAGAGAGTGGCCTCCAAGAAATCCTAACAGATATTGGGCTCATCTTGTAGAGTCCCACAAAATTTTGATGTCTACAAATGCCTCCACTTCAAGGCTTGTCAGAGTGTAGACTTGACGAAACTCAAAGACGAGACTTGAAGTAATAGTGAAAGATGACAACCGTCCCCAATGTAAAGACGAATTCTCCAATCCACTTTTTCCGACGCAGTTTACATGTCTGTTTTGGAGTACTGCAGTGTGGTTTAAGAGATACTCTAGGCTGCTTTATTTTTTTCTAGTGTCTTTTGGCCTTTGCTTGGTAAGAATAGATGTACCCACTTTGGACATGAATTGAAATTATCTCCATGAGTAACACGTAGGACAAGCTATAATGCAAACCAAATCTCACAGATAATCAGACTTCTTAGATTTCATCGGTCATAGTTGCCCCCGATTATGTGCGTCCATACTTGCAGTTTTGGATTTTTAATTTGTGAAAGAAGAGATGAAGGGCAGACTTGGTCCCACTAGGCGTGCCAATTTGtttgcaaaatattttaatatgcggaaataaattacaaccacaaacaaaatatgttGAAACAGAGATTTTATTGATAAATGGTGCAGGTACAAGATCTATTTATTCTCTTGATTCTTCTCTTCTAGATTTTCTCCGTAATTCGAGGGCCGTTAGTAGCTTGCTTCTCGAATGTAggatgatttggatttggatatgtGGAATTTCATGGGATGTATTTGATTTCCATGAAAGAATATTGtggatcttcttgaagtatttggTTGTGAAGAAATATCCGGCCACATATTGACCTCTTTTTGAATACTCATAAGTTTATGGGATCTCTGAGATGCCTTTTCAAGGGAATATGTGTCCCTTATATAAGTGTGAGCTAGGGTTTAGAGAGAGTGACCTTCAAGAAACCCTAACAGATATTGGGCTCATCTTGTAGAGTCCCACAAAATTTCGATGTCTACAATGTTAACAATTGATACAAATCAATTTATGATATGCTTGGCCATAGTCCATCATCAACATAGAGGGCAGTCTATGATCGTTGGTGAAGTGGTTGATCTTTTACAACAATGGAGAAACTAATTGGAGATAACAATGGCTGAACTAAAGAACAATGACTGATAGCTAGGAATAATAATGGCTTAATTGGAGAAGCTTTACGTCGTTGGGGGGTGGTTTTTCGACGAAATCCTCCGGGGAAGaaattgatttttatttctaatttgGGTTTTTAAAACTTGGGGAATGgcgactattttgtatttttcaatACTCTAGGGCTGGGGTgtaagcagtgttttaaaaggcgggacGTTCTACATATGcctcagcgaggcgtaagcctcatggatagttaatttttagtatttcataaataacataattacaataaatatttttaaataggtaaaattacttTAAAAAAATTGGAACTATATATATATCCTCATAAAATAttaatcaaagcaatccattatacgccACTTAGAACTTGTAATtaaatataacataattttacaattataaacaatacaatgaaataaaagctattatgaaatgcaaatcaactctaacatttTAAATTTCGAGCAATGAAAAAatcacagtttcttaaaacagtattactatcatactatttattttatctccctataagcaaataatcaataaactttataaGTATTATAATTATAgcgtaactccttcatgaataaaaataaaattactttcaaatagcgaaataataaaatatgataattttgatacataggatAAAATACCAAAGATAAATGAAAATGTACAATTCaactatgtatttttttttttaaatatgaagtgatattcaccctcacaatGTTCtaaaatagtaaatatgcaatactacgacttgttatttgagtttcACGCAATTTTCTTATTTCTATGGCTGAAAAACTATTAaatatcattcatttgttaaagaattatgagtgTCAATGATTTTAATTatggaatttaacatataatttgtgtaagaactgttaggcgagccccgagcaTTAGGCATTAGGCGTCTTTAGGGAGTACAGTTgcgcgcttagggcgtaagccccACTGGAATTAAGCCCCGCACGTAAGCCTTGGGGCGTTTTGTTAGTGTCCCGCCCCGGGGCAAGTCCCGAGGCGTGTCCTGAAACTATCTTTTAAAACATTGTAAGTCTTTTAAGATTTTTGTGATGGAAACTATTTTGTCTTTCAAGACTTTAATGCTAAGAATTGACAATGTTGATGTCATAAAAGGTGGGTATTTCACCAATTCAAAACTCAAATGGGCATTTACCGAGAGACACTTGTTTAACTAGAAAACAATCAACTTGGTCATGTGGTCAAAAGTTCTTTTTAGATATTATTTTGTTGATTCATTTAATTATACTAAAATATATGTTCAGATTATTATTTTGGATATTAGTTACAAATTGGCAATCAacatttaataaataaaaatctTTTCAGATTCTGCCAATCCTAGTTTAGAAGATTACACATGAATTTAAAATCTTGTACAATAGTCAATTTAGTCCCTTCTACATCTCTATATAATATCTTCCTCATTGTAGAAAGGTATCATACCTGCACCTAGAAAATTCAGTTTTGAGTTTTTATGTTGTGTTTATTAGTTTGATTTTTCAAAACGCCTAACATTCATGGCTGTAAAAAGAAATGAATTCAGAAGGCATCAACAAATTGTTCAACAAACTTTGTTGATGCTGTATTTTCTTTTGAGTTACAATGGGGCGCAAGGAGAAAAAAAGCTATCCAAATTAGAGGACGCAGAGTTAGAAAAAGAAGTAAAACTTTTAAACAAGCCAACAGTCAAAACAATTAAggtacattttttttattttgttgtagTCATAAGTCCCTAAAACCATTTATTCTTATTTGATAATATCACTTTTGTAGAAGAAAAATAAAAGTCGTATGCCTCTATCACGCTGTTTTTTGGAAAATAGACCTCATGTTATATTTCCTTCTTTGTATGTAAAATTTTGTTGTGTTTGAAAATTGATCAAACAGTCTACGTGATGGTACTCCTTACGGATtactccctttgtctcaatttatttcttttttatcagtccaaaaagaatgatatctttctaaatttagtaacaatttgactttaatcttcctatttttcttaATGATATAATTTTATAATTACACAAATCTGTAGCTTATTTTAgacaataatttttaaaaatctttctttcatttttaattTTATGCTAATCAAACACCTTTATATAAATTTGGATGGAAGGAGTAATACTTTTACATTTTACCTTGCAAATTAGAGGCAGGCATAACAATGGCTTAGACACACACCTATGTTGACTTttcaaaattagaaaaaaataaaatagtagCGGCATCATTTACTAACAATTGTTTCTGTGAGGTTATTTTGTGTTTACAGGTTACATCTTGTGTCACTTAGGTTACTTATTATATGTTATTTTATTTACAGACTAAATATGGGGATATATATGATTGTGTGGATTTCTACAAACAACATGCATTTGATCATCCGTTACTGAAGGATCATAATTTTTATCCGAAGGCATATCTCTACTCTCTTTCTATTTCATTATCATTGTTTTCATAAGGATATGATATTGTTGACATTATATATTTGGTTAAACAGATGAAACCTACTTTATCTAGgatgaagaaaaaatcaaaatccTCAACAGTTAGTAGGTCATCGTCAATATGGTCAAAAGACAGAGGATGCCCTTTTGGAACTGTTCCTGTTAAGAGAATTACGAAAGATGATCTTATAAGACAGAGACGTATGCCACCGCCAGAAAATGTCACATTCGACACTCAATTTGATGGTGTAAGATGATTTATGCCAATTTACTCCTCCGTCTTGAATAGTTCAAACCTAAACACGAGAATCCATTTTTAAACAACTAATATAAAGATTCTAACAAGTTAAGAATTcatttatatataaataagaaaaacaaCTCATGCACAAACATAAAGGATCTTAAGTTTCAATTATCCTGGCAGACCTCATATATTGTCGTCCATATCTAATGCAGAGCAACAACAATAGTAAGTCAAAGGGAAGATACATATCGTCACAAGGATATAAGGTACATTGCTATGATTTTTTTATGTTCTCAGTTTCTAGTTGTATTTGCTTGAAATTTAGTTTATATGACGAAAGATATAAGATACATATCTTTTATTCAGCTTGCAATAGCTCGAATTCCAAATAATCCAAATAATAGATTTGCGGGAGCTGGAATGGCAGCTAGTTTGTACAATCCTTATGTTAAAGGCCAGCAACATAGTGGTTGTCGACTAAAAATTCAAAAAGAATCAGATATCTTACAAGTTGGTTGGAGAGTAAGTTAAATATCAACCTTTTCATTATGTCATTTTATTGTTTCATAGAAGGAGACACACTAACATTTAAATATTGTATCATTAAGATGTAAATTAGAAACTCTATCAGTAAACTCAAAATTAAATAATCATAATGTTTTTATTTTGTTCTTTAGGTGGACCCAACATTATATGGAGATACTAAAACTAGGCATTTTATACATTTTCAGGTAACCTATCTTGTGTACCTAGATGATTTCCATCTTGAGTTCATGAAACTAGTATATCATTTAGTTTAACTATTTACCTCAATTTACACAATCACATGTATGAGATACATCCTTTTTTTAGGCTGGTAAAAGCCATTGCTTCAATACATTGTGTCCTGGATTTGTGCAAGTAAACAGTGAGATACCTCTTGGTAGTGCATACGATGTTCTTTCAGAACGTGGAAAGACAAGTTGGGAGACCACGATGTACATTGATCGGGTATATACAATATTTTTCTTATTTAGTGTTTATATAAAGTTTATAGTTTATACAAGTATAGCTTATAATCTGGAGAGCGCATAAATACTGACATTGATATTacctttttttcttaaaaattaagGATTTAGCCAATGGAAATTGGTGGCTATTAGATGGTAGAAGCTTTGACCAAATTGGTTTCTGGCCTCAAAGGATCTTCACTGACTTGGCAAGTTTTGCTACGAATGTTGAATGGGGAGGAGTTGCATATAGCCCACCAGGTGTACCTGAACCTCCCATGGGCTCTAGTTTTTTTCCTATTAAGAACTCCCTTTATGATGGTTATTGTACCGAAATTACAATTTTAAATGAGAAGGGAAAGGAGATTAAAGTAGATGAAACAATCACGCATACCGACAATCCTACCATGTACAAGGTTTTTGCTGGGACACTTTCGCATGGTTTTCAGGGTTTATATTTTGTTCTTTATGGGGGACCTGGTGAGAGTCCACATATTTAATTGGAATGGCATTCTTCTAAATCGCTTAAAAAGTAGAAGAAAATAGTTTCTACTTTGTTCTATACTTTTGAATTTCATGTTGCCTTCAAAACAAATGCAAGGGAAAAAAAATagcatttccttttatttttctgtGCAGTATATTATCGAATAACTTTCTTGAAACTAAATGGAGCTCTATCTTATAGTAACTAATTTCACCgtatttttgaagaaaaaaaatcatatacatcCTTCATTAATTtctttgtcttagtttgactggacacgaagtttaagaaaataaaaaaaattaatttttttgtgattgttaactaaatatatgtataacataCCAAAAAATCATtttatcttgtggttttaaatatGTCATGTGGAATGTTGAAACTAAAGAGTACGCCAAATTAGGGGAAAAAAACATTCATTTTGAAAGGGACTAATTAAAAGGAAAGTaagaaaaacaaattaaaatagaGGGAATATTTGTTAGAAAAAATTGATTTCAGCTATTGTAGTGTTACATCAGCTATATACACGAATAACATAAGCATTATGTTCTTCTATATACGAAGAAGCATCAACTAAAGTTGGGCTCAAAAGACTCTCTATTCAAATTCTCCAAATGATGGTTAAGTTCACAAATGGCCTCTATAAGGGGTGGTCTTTTGATATTTTGGAACAGCTCCACAAATTCTTTTAACAAATAGTCGTCGCTTCAAAAAATTTGCTAGGCAATGCTTTTGTTGCTCATCGGGTATAAGTTGTGGACATAAATTAGTTTAATGAATCTACTCAATTGACAACAAGTCATGCCTCATTGACAAAAGTTAGAACTTATGTCTGATGAGAAACAGATTTGTTAACCATGAGGCATAAGTTCTAACTTTTGTCTATAAGGCAAAAGTTCAGAATATTTCAAGACAATGAGCCTGCTCAATTAACCACAAGTTCTATTTTATAGGAAAAAACTAGTGTCATGCCCCAAAACTGAGGTGTGACGTGATTGGACTGATTGAAAAATAACTTTACTAAGCTGCCTGACAATAAGTAAGGCCACATAAATCAAACTTAATCTATCAATCCTGAAAGTGAATGCTAAAAATTAAACTGAAATCTATAATTCCGGGGTAAACATAACAAGAAAATACCTTTATAGAAAGCATGTAGCCAATTTAAGGTGGGAAAGCTTATAATGGACCAAACACTAATACTATAATCTAAACACGTAAGCCGATAACTAAACCCGTCAACCGattcggttaaaccggttaaaactggtaaccggaccggtaaaaccggaaccggttaactgTTTAAAATTTTACCGGTTCAGTTTCAATATTTTTGaaatcggaaccggttaaaccggtaaaaccggaaccggaccggttaaaccggtgaaattaaaaaaaaaaatagtcgtTGGGCCGCCTGTCCTGTCCGTTAATGGActgttggcaacggtccatttgcaaaaatggccgttgccaaacggtcattttattaatttttggcccccattttttttttaacactttaacccatcccccacccctatataaacccttcttcattttcattttaattcacaccaattcactcttcttcatctttctctcaaatctcaatctctcaattatagttactttgcaataattagccacaaagtcttattatagtttcaactttcaattattaattttgcaattataatattgttggtggagttggtgattttgcaacaatccgaagtagctttggtggatttgcaattctagccgccttcactttgttggaaattaatccggcaatttggtaccttcgttccaactctatctttatttttcgcaatttaaatCTAGCAATTTAATtcgttgtaatttattttcttgtgatttatttgattgtgatttaaattaattctatttaataatgtcaaagagattaagacgtggtgccggtagtagtagtcgtattgttaggggtgcgcttaatgaggaaacatttgtggaagaaacacctaatttaggtattgatgttggtggaaataatccacttttaggtcatgaggcaatgcaacaacattttaccgacacttttaatgaagacttagatgatgatgatgaaacacaaccccccgaaaattccataagagatacatgtcctgcacaatcacatacacaagacaaaccgcctagaactcgtaagccaacagttaaagtttggaaatttatgactaagaatagggaaaaccaatcagctacatgtaacatatgtggacaagtatttagttttaagcaaggaactggtaaggatggtggaacgggtacactaaatgctcatatgagaaccaaacatatggatatttggggagaacaaacgggttcaaatgtgggggggggggggggggggaggggggagggattcaaatgacgatagacccacgaaccggtagaaattttaagtatgacaagaaaaaagagcgcgtagaaatagctaaaatgatagcttatgattgtttaccattttcctttccctcgggtttggggtttgttacttacattcaacgttgttataatctgttatttgagggtattcctagaagtacttgtagagccgatgttatagatttgtttaaaaaatatagattttatttgcgccatgtatttaattctttaaattgtaatgtttgtcttaccgctgatttgggtcttagtattaaccatttagatttttttactattacatgtcattgggttgatgacaactgggttatgcaaaaaagaattatagcttttttatatgacgaaggaaaaggtcgtcacgatagaaatattttagccgattcaatgtctacttgtatgagattttttaacatttatagaaaaacactttgtattgctttagataattcttctaataatacaaaggcgataggtcttataaaaagagaactaaaccctccgctaagaaatatttttcatgtaagatgtagttgtcacattttaaacttaattgttaaagatggtcttgtgcattttgatgattctattcaaaaagttagagatgcggttgcgtttcttttttgtaatgctaataggggaagaattagagattttaagaatgcttgtgtggaaaataactttagacctaagaaaattcaagtagaaattgagactaggtggaactacacttacattatgctacaacaagcatatgcgtataggattcccatacaacaagttcacaacaaatataatactgatagtgatgattggttaaattattcgcattgggaagatgttaaagaatgtgttgaactcttagaaattttttataatgcaactcttgctttttctagacaattctatcccacggtaaccgaaattttagcctatttagcggaaatagctagagttttacaagagtataaatataaacccgattatcaagtggctatttttgaaatgacaatcaaatttaagaagtattttttttccatcccaactttatttatattgggttcgcTTTTAAATTCTTGTTTAAAactgtcttatactaaaaatttggttagtcaaatttatacatttttagaaattgaagagggagttcaaccatctttagctgaagccgaactcgctattgatgatgagtttagaaaagtttttactcattattctagtttggaagaatgtgctacacccgttgctccacgccctactacttctcaaagtagcaaaaagggcttgtcgggtt carries:
- the LOC132638094 gene encoding protein neprosin-like, whose product is MAVKRNEFRRHQQIVQQTLLMLYFLLSYNGAQGEKKLSKLEDAELEKEVKLLNKPTVKTIKTKYGDIYDCVDFYKQHAFDHPLLKDHNFYPKMKPTLSRMKKKSKSSTVSRSSSIWSKDRGCPFGTVPVKRITKDDLIRQRRMPPPENVTFDTQFDGSNNNSKSKGRYISSQGYKLAIARIPNNPNNRFAGAGMAASLYNPYVKGQQHSGCRLKIQKESDILQVGWRVDPTLYGDTKTRHFIHFQAGKSHCFNTLCPGFVQVNSEIPLGSAYDVLSERGKTSWETTMYIDRDLANGNWWLLDGRSFDQIGFWPQRIFTDLASFATNVEWGGVAYSPPGVPEPPMGSSFFPIKNSLYDGYCTEITILNEKGKEIKVDETITHTDNPTMYKVFAGTLSHGFQGLYFVLYGGPGESPHI